The following proteins come from a genomic window of Paenibacillus sp. CAA11:
- a CDS encoding radical SAM/SPASM domain-containing protein, protein MKTFKKVYIEITSVCNLACSFCPPTSRQAKFIQVETFRNILDQIKPHTNHIYLHVKGEPLLHPKLDQLLDAADEKGIKVNMTTNGTLINKAKPKILGKPALRQMNFSLHSFDGHEGSTDRDKYLADILAFVREAEQYDVIFSFRLWNLTQDNMTNLTRQRNRETLEIIEKEFGLDYRIEEKVVPGSGVKIARNIYLNQDHEFQWPSLDAPEDHGKGFCHALRTQAAVLVDGTVVPCCLDGEGVINLGNIHDQSFSDIVESERANNLYYGFSRREAVEELCRKCGYRQRFGA, encoded by the coding sequence TTGAAAACATTCAAAAAGGTATATATTGAAATCACCAGTGTCTGCAATTTAGCATGCAGCTTCTGCCCGCCGACCAGCCGGCAAGCTAAGTTCATTCAGGTCGAGACTTTCCGGAACATCCTGGATCAGATCAAACCGCATACGAACCACATCTATCTTCATGTGAAGGGAGAGCCGCTGCTTCATCCCAAGCTGGACCAGCTCTTGGATGCAGCTGATGAGAAGGGCATTAAGGTGAACATGACGACGAACGGAACCTTGATTAACAAGGCCAAGCCGAAGATTCTCGGCAAGCCGGCCTTACGGCAGATGAACTTCTCACTGCATAGCTTTGACGGGCATGAGGGTTCAACAGATCGGGACAAGTATTTGGCCGATATTCTTGCGTTTGTTCGGGAGGCAGAGCAGTATGATGTCATCTTCTCATTCCGGTTGTGGAACTTAACGCAGGATAACATGACTAATCTTACGAGGCAGCGCAACCGGGAGACTCTAGAAATTATCGAAAAAGAGTTCGGGCTCGATTACAGGATTGAGGAGAAGGTTGTGCCGGGGAGCGGTGTGAAGATTGCCCGGAATATCTACTTGAACCAGGATCATGAGTTCCAGTGGCCGAGTCTTGATGCGCCGGAGGATCATGGCAAAGGCTTCTGTCATGCGCTGCGCACACAGGCTGCCGTATTGGTGGATGGAACGGTGGTGCCTTGCTGTCTGGATGGTGAAGGAGTGATTAATTTAGGCAATATTCACGACCAGTCCTTCTCGGACATTGTGGAGAGCGAGAGGGCAAACAATCTGTACTATGGCTTCTCGCGCCGGGAAGCGGTGGAGGAGCTTTGCAGAAAATGCGGGTACCGTCAGCGGTTTGGCGCTTAA
- a CDS encoding beta-glucosidase gives MKPKSFRMFRLLALAIIIAVVAAPPLQTQAAAADTDRPWMNTSLSAEERTELLLKAMTLEDKVSFVTGNLNNYYGFYNAPLEKYGIPALQMADGPAGVRIANPDIQDKKSTSLPAPIALAATWDTDAAKRYGDLLGDEAYNTTHNVLLGPGFDIARMPWGARNFESLGEDPLLQSELGVSYVSGVQSHPVIATAKHFLLNNQETERFTINSEASERAIEEVYMRPFAAAVEKANLGAAMCSFNKVNGVAACDNKTLMTDILKKQLGFKGFIMSDYGANMSTVESALAGLDLETPGEPNGKWGSHLLEAVKNGQVSEAQIDEMASRILLQMFDKGLFDHPAQNNQIPAQQHGAVARELAEEGMVLLQNNKSQLPLNSSKLKSIAVIGPDADNASAAGGGSSLVNPTYTVSPLEGIKNRAGDKVKVNYEPGTDPITAGDILAGPSAVPSSVLSTEGTDSTETGLHGEYWTNTNLEGEPELVRTDAQVNLNLGFYNFGGFNAQSPKVSQTPGNLNGQMSARWTGNITVPSTGDYVLTLTSLGSSKLYLDDQLLIDRAGKTLDTSKATVSLKAGESHSIKIEYRTDVKGVNGDYGAQVRFGWEAPKQAVESKMEKAVKLAADSDVAVVVVRTYDSEGNTDPSNLDLPNNQDRLIRAVAAANPHTVVVQMSGRAVQTSTWQDQVPSIVQAWFAGQEQGNAIARVLFGDVNPSGKLPVTFPVDENATPVSAKESFPGVNGVSQYDDGIFVGYKGYEKEGIKPAFAFGHGLSYTTFDYRNLHVKTSGNSGNPVQVQLNLRNTGKLTGSEVVQVYTGKLPTQAETPAKQLAGFAKIELKPGKQQSVKIDLDPKAFSYWDEHTHAWVMPSGNVPIYVGSSSDDIRLKGSVTISASKARPKK, from the coding sequence GTGAAACCGAAGTCTTTCAGGATGTTTCGATTACTAGCGTTAGCCATCATTATCGCTGTTGTTGCTGCACCACCGCTCCAAACTCAAGCTGCAGCGGCAGATACAGACCGGCCATGGATGAACACATCTTTGTCCGCTGAGGAGCGCACAGAGCTGCTGCTCAAAGCAATGACTTTGGAGGATAAAGTATCTTTTGTTACCGGCAATCTAAATAACTACTATGGCTTCTATAATGCACCGCTGGAGAAATACGGAATTCCGGCGCTGCAGATGGCAGACGGTCCAGCCGGTGTGCGGATCGCGAATCCGGATATCCAGGATAAGAAATCCACGTCACTGCCAGCGCCGATCGCACTCGCAGCAACTTGGGATACGGACGCTGCTAAGCGCTATGGCGATCTGCTTGGAGATGAGGCTTATAATACAACGCATAATGTTCTGTTGGGACCGGGATTCGACATCGCCCGTATGCCTTGGGGAGCACGCAATTTTGAATCACTCGGAGAAGACCCGCTGCTGCAGTCCGAGCTGGGAGTCAGCTATGTAAGTGGCGTGCAGAGCCATCCAGTGATTGCAACTGCGAAGCACTTTCTTTTGAACAATCAGGAGACGGAGCGGTTTACGATTAACTCGGAAGCCTCAGAGCGTGCGATTGAGGAAGTTTATATGCGTCCTTTCGCAGCGGCCGTGGAGAAGGCTAATCTGGGTGCCGCCATGTGCTCGTTCAATAAGGTGAACGGGGTCGCCGCCTGTGATAACAAGACATTAATGACCGACATTCTGAAGAAGCAGCTTGGCTTCAAAGGCTTCATTATGAGTGACTATGGCGCAAATATGAGTACAGTAGAATCCGCTCTGGCCGGTCTTGATCTGGAGACACCAGGCGAGCCGAATGGAAAATGGGGGAGCCATCTCTTAGAAGCTGTGAAGAATGGTCAAGTTAGCGAAGCGCAGATTGACGAGATGGCAAGCCGGATTCTGCTGCAAATGTTTGATAAAGGCTTGTTTGATCACCCTGCACAGAATAACCAAATTCCGGCTCAGCAGCATGGTGCAGTAGCCCGTGAACTGGCGGAAGAAGGAATGGTTCTACTGCAGAATAACAAATCCCAGCTTCCGCTGAATTCAAGCAAACTGAAGTCCATTGCTGTCATTGGACCGGATGCAGACAATGCTTCTGCGGCGGGCGGCGGCAGCTCGCTTGTGAACCCAACCTATACAGTTAGCCCGCTTGAAGGAATTAAGAATCGGGCCGGCGACAAGGTGAAGGTAAATTATGAGCCGGGAACCGATCCCATTACAGCTGGTGATATTCTGGCCGGTCCTTCTGCGGTGCCTTCTTCTGTGTTGTCTACTGAAGGAACAGACTCCACGGAAACTGGCCTACATGGAGAATACTGGACCAACACCAATCTGGAGGGCGAGCCGGAGCTTGTCCGCACGGATGCACAGGTGAACTTGAACCTTGGCTTCTATAACTTTGGCGGATTTAACGCGCAATCTCCTAAAGTATCGCAGACTCCTGGCAACTTGAATGGTCAGATGTCTGCACGCTGGACAGGAAATATCACAGTACCTTCTACAGGTGATTATGTTCTTACACTGACAAGTCTAGGTTCCAGCAAGCTGTACCTTGATGATCAATTGTTAATTGACCGCGCAGGTAAGACGCTGGATACGTCCAAAGCAACAGTATCTCTGAAAGCTGGAGAATCACACAGCATCAAAATTGAGTATCGTACCGATGTAAAAGGTGTGAATGGCGACTATGGCGCCCAGGTTCGCTTCGGATGGGAAGCGCCGAAGCAGGCTGTGGAATCCAAGATGGAGAAGGCTGTGAAGCTGGCCGCTGATTCCGATGTAGCCGTTGTCGTTGTACGGACTTATGACAGTGAGGGGAACACAGATCCTTCCAACCTGGACCTTCCGAATAACCAGGATCGCCTCATCCGTGCGGTTGCGGCTGCCAATCCGCATACCGTTGTCGTACAGATGAGCGGACGTGCCGTGCAGACGAGCACATGGCAGGACCAGGTTCCTTCGATCGTTCAGGCTTGGTTCGCAGGCCAGGAGCAGGGGAACGCGATTGCACGCGTTCTATTCGGGGATGTGAATCCGTCCGGTAAGCTGCCGGTTACCTTCCCGGTGGATGAGAATGCAACCCCTGTCTCGGCAAAAGAATCTTTCCCTGGTGTAAACGGGGTATCCCAATATGACGATGGCATATTCGTCGGATACAAGGGTTATGAGAAAGAGGGAATTAAGCCGGCATTTGCCTTTGGGCATGGCCTCTCTTATACTACCTTTGATTATCGCAACCTGCATGTGAAGACTAGCGGCAACAGCGGCAATCCGGTTCAGGTACAGCTGAACCTCCGCAATACTGGTAAGCTGACCGGTTCGGAAGTCGTTCAGGTCTATACAGGCAAGCTGCCAACCCAAGCCGAGACGCCGGCTAAGCAGCTCGCAGGCTTTGCCAAGATCGAATTGAAGCCAGGCAAGCAGCAAAGCGTGAAGATCGACCTCGATCCGAAAGCATTCTCTTACTGGGACGAGCATACACATGCTTGGGTCATGCCGTCTGGGAATGTGCCGATTTACGTAGGCAGTTCCTCTGACGATATTCGTTTGAAAGGCAGTGTTACGATTTCAGCAAGCAAAGCTAGACCGAAGAAATAA
- a CDS encoding glycoside hydrolase family 30 protein: MFRFRRKPKILIALALIAVCIVIMLSVMLGRAETAGGTVQVWMTTADQSNLLTAKAPVTFYTDNTSSVTTIDVNPGIKYQTMDGFGASITGSTAYLMNHKLSSGQREALLKDLFTEQGIHLSFLRHSIGASDFSVDAEGKASTYTYDDIPAGTTDYMLSHFSVAKDADVIRTLQEIVKLNPRVKIMGTPWTAPAWMKYGAKIPNGWYLNYENPQVYKTYAQYFVKYIQAYKQSGVPIYAVTLQNEPEFTTPNYPSMSMGAEEQATFIRDSLGPAFKQNDISAKIIGYDHNWDQGVRYADKLLSNEGARAYTDGTAYHCYAGEPEAMSEVHAEHPDKGIYFTECGGGDWNMNFGDNLSWEMSNLMIGAPRNWAKTVLMWNMALDDQGGPANGGCQNCRGVVTIDPKTGEVTKNVEYYVLGHTSKFVQPGAVRIDSSPQASGIQSVAYQNPDGSTVLVVHNTDSEGRAFKVRYQSRSFAYSLPSQGVVTFTWKSA, encoded by the coding sequence ATGTTTAGATTCAGGCGTAAGCCTAAAATACTAATCGCCTTAGCGCTCATAGCCGTCTGTATCGTTATAATGCTGTCTGTTATGCTTGGGCGGGCAGAGACCGCAGGAGGAACGGTCCAAGTCTGGATGACGACGGCGGATCAATCCAATTTGCTTACAGCGAAAGCGCCGGTTACCTTTTATACGGACAACACCTCAAGTGTCACTACGATTGATGTCAATCCGGGGATCAAATATCAGACCATGGACGGCTTTGGGGCGAGCATCACGGGTTCCACGGCTTACCTGATGAACCACAAGCTGTCCAGTGGCCAGCGGGAAGCGCTGCTGAAAGACCTGTTTACAGAGCAGGGCATTCATCTCAGTTTCCTGCGCCACTCGATCGGTGCATCGGATTTCTCGGTGGATGCAGAGGGCAAAGCAAGCACTTATACGTATGATGACATTCCGGCGGGGACCACGGACTACATGCTGAGCCATTTCTCTGTAGCTAAGGATGCTGATGTTATCCGCACGCTGCAGGAGATTGTTAAGCTGAACCCGCGGGTGAAGATCATGGGTACACCATGGACTGCCCCGGCCTGGATGAAGTACGGTGCCAAGATTCCAAACGGATGGTATTTGAATTATGAGAATCCACAGGTGTACAAGACGTATGCGCAATATTTTGTGAAGTATATTCAGGCATATAAGCAGTCGGGAGTTCCGATCTATGCGGTTACGCTGCAGAATGAACCGGAATTTACAACGCCAAACTACCCTAGCATGAGCATGGGTGCGGAAGAGCAGGCCACATTTATTCGTGACAGCTTGGGACCGGCTTTCAAGCAAAATGACATATCTGCCAAAATTATTGGGTACGACCACAATTGGGATCAGGGTGTCCGCTATGCAGACAAGCTGCTTAGTAACGAAGGAGCGCGAGCCTATACCGACGGCACGGCCTACCACTGCTATGCTGGAGAGCCGGAGGCGATGAGCGAGGTGCATGCCGAGCATCCGGATAAAGGTATTTATTTCACGGAATGCGGTGGCGGAGACTGGAATATGAATTTTGGCGACAATCTTAGCTGGGAGATGTCCAATCTGATGATTGGAGCTCCTAGGAATTGGGCGAAGACGGTGCTGATGTGGAACATGGCACTGGATGACCAGGGAGGCCCGGCAAATGGGGGCTGTCAGAACTGCCGCGGTGTCGTCACGATTGATCCAAAGACTGGAGAGGTAACGAAAAACGTTGAGTATTATGTTCTGGGCCATACAAGTAAATTTGTGCAGCCCGGAGCGGTGCGGATCGATTCGTCCCCTCAGGCGTCGGGGATTCAGTCTGTAGCTTATCAGAACCCTGACGGTTCTACTGTTCTTGTCGTTCATAATACAGATTCGGAAGGCAGGGCATTCAAGGTGCGCTATCAATCTAGATCGTTCGCGTACAGCCTGCCCTCGCAGGGCGTAGTTACCTTTACATGGAAGTCGGCTTGA
- a CDS encoding SDR family NAD(P)-dependent oxidoreductase, which translates to MISIDLTGKTALITGASGELGRVMARTLAKCGADIALHYYSNRQKAETVQQEIEELGRRAFLVSADISKLDSVLQMRDALARDFKLPDIVVGNAVSQYTWTTVLEQDPNDYMDQFNSTVLQAVHLSKAFVPHMIEQRCGRIIGINTECSMQNFPTQSAYVAGKRGMDGVYRVLAKEIGEHQITVNQVAPGWTISERDRTNQTERSESYEQSVPLKRRGTDQEIANVVAFLASDLASFITGAYIPVSGGNVMPSI; encoded by the coding sequence ATGATTTCAATAGATTTGACGGGGAAGACAGCGCTCATTACAGGCGCAAGCGGTGAGCTTGGCCGCGTAATGGCCCGGACGCTGGCTAAGTGCGGAGCGGATATTGCGCTTCATTATTATAGCAACCGCCAGAAGGCTGAAACCGTACAGCAGGAGATTGAAGAGCTTGGACGCCGTGCATTCCTGGTCTCTGCCGACATCTCTAAGCTGGACTCTGTGCTGCAAATGAGGGATGCGCTGGCTCGGGACTTTAAGCTTCCGGACATTGTGGTAGGAAATGCTGTATCTCAATATACGTGGACTACGGTTCTGGAACAGGACCCGAATGATTATATGGACCAATTCAATTCCACGGTGCTGCAGGCTGTGCATCTGTCCAAGGCCTTTGTGCCCCACATGATCGAACAAAGGTGCGGCCGCATCATCGGCATCAATACCGAATGCTCGATGCAGAACTTTCCGACACAGTCAGCTTATGTTGCCGGTAAGCGGGGCATGGACGGGGTGTACCGCGTCCTGGCGAAGGAAATTGGCGAGCATCAGATTACCGTAAATCAGGTCGCGCCGGGTTGGACGATTAGTGAGCGGGACCGGACGAACCAGACGGAGCGCAGCGAATCCTATGAGCAATCGGTACCGCTTAAGCGCCGGGGCACCGATCAGGAGATCGCCAATGTGGTTGCCTTCTTGGCATCGGATCTCGCCAGCTTTATCACCGGAGCCTACATTCCGGTATCCGGCGGCAATGTGATGCCGTCTATATAA
- a CDS encoding S-layer homology domain-containing protein translates to MGRARATKRMVQGSLAAMLLLGGGGHLAALDTAGAVSAQPAEQSADLAGKGEALEMPVVQLSLEQARRLVSEAAKQGGTAALRLDEPGKAQPTVQMVIPTEPLKLLVEGKVALSLRFDEHKLTLSVEQLQDVLESKGRLELKFGVAENREEEKARWGEMTSSAPLRDFFHYYKVKVSMNKSLHMEGNFSGSGELTVSFESSAIPSSYDIHRTNMVIADKRELGDTKLQPAVLEFTEDGRRGEVSAQVRLDSSADYKVLLLSGLNQRVTISKYVSGADDGRFSPDKPVSRAEFVNMMTAAFGIGSSDFPKDSVTFKDIPKSHPAYPSIGFMESAGVLKGDAKGYFHPEQPLSRSEAAVFLARFFKLELPSSIHHDFKDIENHWAAREIQAAVNKGVMKGIGNGRFEPERICTRAEAVILLDRVVKMNGERSDFLHDPGQLWSDVPPSHPAYAAIQSASVTREVEFTLNGANERIIGK, encoded by the coding sequence ATGGGAAGAGCAAGGGCAACGAAACGTATGGTACAAGGGAGCCTCGCGGCTATGCTGCTGCTGGGCGGAGGCGGGCATCTTGCTGCGCTTGATACGGCTGGCGCAGTCTCGGCACAGCCTGCCGAGCAATCGGCAGATCTGGCCGGTAAAGGGGAGGCTTTGGAAATGCCGGTGGTCCAGCTGTCCCTTGAGCAAGCGCGGAGGCTGGTAAGTGAAGCTGCGAAGCAAGGAGGGACAGCCGCCCTCCGGCTGGATGAACCGGGCAAGGCACAGCCTACAGTGCAGATGGTCATCCCAACCGAGCCGCTCAAGCTGCTGGTTGAGGGGAAGGTTGCACTGAGCTTGCGATTTGATGAGCATAAGCTGACCTTGTCTGTAGAGCAGCTGCAAGATGTGCTTGAGAGCAAGGGCCGTCTTGAGCTCAAGTTCGGGGTCGCTGAGAATCGGGAGGAAGAGAAGGCACGATGGGGGGAAATGACATCCTCCGCTCCTCTCAGGGATTTTTTCCATTACTATAAAGTAAAGGTTAGTATGAATAAATCGCTGCATATGGAGGGCAATTTCTCCGGTTCCGGGGAGCTTACCGTATCTTTCGAGTCTTCAGCAATTCCATCTAGTTACGACATCCACAGAACTAACATGGTGATTGCAGACAAACGGGAGCTTGGCGATACCAAGCTTCAGCCAGCGGTGCTGGAGTTTACCGAAGATGGCCGCCGGGGAGAAGTAAGCGCACAGGTACGCCTCGATTCCTCGGCCGATTACAAAGTTCTGCTGCTGTCCGGGCTGAATCAAAGAGTGACTATATCCAAATATGTCTCAGGAGCTGATGACGGTAGATTTTCACCAGATAAGCCCGTCTCCCGTGCAGAGTTTGTCAACATGATGACCGCTGCCTTTGGAATTGGGTCGAGCGACTTCCCCAAGGATTCAGTGACATTTAAGGACATCCCTAAGTCCCATCCCGCCTATCCGTCGATTGGATTCATGGAGAGCGCCGGGGTGCTTAAAGGAGATGCCAAGGGCTATTTCCATCCGGAACAACCCCTAAGCCGTTCAGAAGCCGCTGTATTCCTCGCAAGGTTCTTTAAGCTCGAGCTGCCTTCTTCTATACATCATGACTTCAAGGATATTGAGAACCACTGGGCCGCACGGGAGATTCAGGCGGCTGTGAACAAGGGGGTTATGAAGGGGATAGGTAACGGCAGATTCGAGCCGGAGCGGATCTGTACTCGCGCGGAAGCTGTAATTCTTCTGGATCGTGTTGTGAAAATGAACGGTGAGCGTTCGGATTTTCTTCATGACCCGGGGCAGCTATGGAGTGACGTGCCGCCAAGCCATCCGGCTTATGCGGCTATTCAGAGCGCATCGGTCACACGAGAGGTTGAATTTACGCTGAACGGGGCAAATGAACGGATAATCGGCAAATAA
- a CDS encoding sulfite oxidase-like oxidoreductase, giving the protein MHDKADRLKSAKVPQQADIVDPSLAHRLPPGQTLTEKFPILHEGPVPEYNLETWSLRVFGEVEEELTFSLADLKAMPQTDTLSDIHCVTRWSKFDTRWEGVKFTDLMKVLKVKPEAKFVMIHADTDYETNLPLEDLLHEDVLLAFHYNGQPLTPKHGFPLRLVVPHLYFWKSAKWVRGIEFMKEDRKGFWESNGFHNTADPFKEQRFSSDEYEMPEGEWEYNEYD; this is encoded by the coding sequence ATGCATGATAAAGCAGACCGCCTGAAATCAGCTAAAGTTCCGCAGCAAGCGGATATCGTAGACCCATCTCTTGCGCACCGCCTGCCCCCTGGGCAGACCCTGACCGAGAAGTTCCCTATTCTGCACGAAGGCCCGGTTCCCGAGTACAATCTGGAGACCTGGAGTTTGCGGGTATTTGGCGAAGTTGAAGAAGAGCTTACATTCAGCCTTGCAGACCTGAAGGCCATGCCTCAGACAGACACCCTCAGCGATATTCACTGTGTTACCCGCTGGTCCAAGTTCGATACCCGCTGGGAGGGCGTGAAATTTACGGATTTGATGAAGGTGCTGAAGGTGAAGCCGGAGGCCAAGTTTGTGATGATTCATGCCGACACGGATTATGAGACGAATTTGCCGCTGGAGGATCTACTGCATGAGGATGTTCTGCTGGCCTTTCATTACAATGGTCAGCCGCTTACGCCGAAGCATGGATTCCCGCTGCGCCTGGTGGTTCCCCACCTGTATTTCTGGAAAAGCGCCAAGTGGGTGCGAGGCATTGAATTTATGAAGGAGGACCGCAAGGGCTTCTGGGAAAGCAACGGCTTCCACAATACCGCCGATCCCTTCAAGGAGCAGCGTTTTTCTTCAGATGAATATGAGATGCCGGAAGGCGAATGGGAATACAATGAGTATGATTAA
- a CDS encoding helix-turn-helix transcriptional regulator produces MKKVERINTIMRYINNRSQFTISEIMREFNISRSTAIRDVREIEALGMPLVAEVGRDGGYFVMHNSLLPGVRFTDNEVKALFIAFMATRNAQLPYLKSRQSLAEKLLGLISTNQQDDLVLLNQILLFAGTNPHNPDLLELSDLPHPMLEKLIQNLLRDRHLWITIEEEKGTKSYTIYLLHLYHEKGLWQMEGFDLKEERKKIFPVDRLVDIKPYPAKRRLSQKKIFEKLSKQEEEINLVLELGPKAIAQYKKYHPLKASISFTNPYQTTAILKMFIHVDKPEELAEIINWLLFLGGEIRVRKAPEEILEDIQERIDGLKGQLGKPALHTNVRF; encoded by the coding sequence ATGAAAAAAGTTGAACGGATTAATACCATCATGCGGTATATCAACAACCGATCTCAATTTACCATTTCTGAAATCATGCGGGAGTTTAATATTTCCCGTTCGACAGCTATTCGAGATGTCAGGGAAATTGAGGCATTAGGGATGCCGCTTGTCGCTGAAGTCGGCAGGGATGGGGGGTATTTTGTCATGCACAACTCTCTCCTGCCCGGAGTGCGTTTTACCGATAACGAGGTTAAAGCTCTTTTTATTGCCTTTATGGCCACAAGAAATGCGCAGCTCCCCTATTTAAAGAGTCGTCAGTCATTAGCTGAAAAATTACTGGGCCTTATCTCAACCAACCAGCAAGATGACCTTGTTCTATTAAATCAAATCTTGCTCTTTGCAGGAACCAATCCGCATAATCCTGACCTGCTAGAGCTGTCAGACCTTCCCCACCCCATGTTAGAGAAACTCATTCAAAACCTGCTTAGGGATAGACATTTATGGATTACGATCGAAGAAGAGAAGGGCACCAAGTCGTATACTATTTATCTCTTGCACCTGTATCACGAAAAAGGCCTTTGGCAGATGGAGGGCTTTGATTTAAAGGAAGAGAGGAAGAAGATTTTCCCCGTTGACAGGCTCGTCGATATCAAGCCTTATCCGGCGAAAAGAAGATTGAGTCAGAAAAAGATTTTCGAAAAATTAAGCAAGCAGGAAGAAGAAATCAACCTTGTCCTTGAACTGGGTCCAAAAGCCATTGCACAGTACAAAAAGTATCATCCTTTAAAAGCTTCAATTTCCTTCACGAATCCTTATCAAACTACAGCCATTCTAAAGATGTTCATCCATGTGGATAAGCCCGAAGAATTGGCCGAAATCATAAACTGGCTTCTATTCCTAGGCGGGGAGATCAGGGTCAGGAAAGCGCCAGAAGAAATCTTGGAGGATATACAGGAGAGGATAGATGGTCTTAAAGGGCAGTTGGGTAAACCTGCACTACATACGAATGTCAGGTTCTAA
- a CDS encoding GyrI-like domain-containing protein, with product MADYTLEEKEGFIVFGLGTELKSDYMDYAGINQEKSDFWQAVSQDGRLDTLKAMAANNYVFAVNEAVNNKMMYYAGVMTEASPPASEGSRVIQFPKGEYLVVKGEGRTADELSNALAGIAFGQVLPDASHVAYVGGPNAVVVMGQRDGQSFGEMWIPVVRK from the coding sequence ATGGCAGATTACACACTGGAAGAAAAAGAGGGCTTTATCGTTTTTGGTCTTGGAACTGAGCTTAAGAGCGATTACATGGACTATGCCGGCATCAATCAGGAAAAGTCGGACTTCTGGCAGGCAGTTAGCCAAGATGGAAGACTTGACACTTTAAAAGCCATGGCTGCCAATAACTACGTTTTTGCCGTAAATGAAGCTGTGAATAACAAAATGATGTATTATGCCGGAGTCATGACAGAGGCATCGCCACCCGCATCGGAGGGGTCTAGGGTTATTCAGTTCCCGAAGGGGGAATACCTGGTTGTTAAAGGGGAAGGGAGGACGGCCGATGAACTCAGTAACGCACTTGCCGGAATTGCCTTTGGTCAAGTCCTGCCGGATGCAAGCCATGTTGCTTATGTTGGCGGGCCCAATGCGGTGGTGGTGATGGGGCAGCGAGACGGCCAGTCTTTTGGCGAAATGTGGATTCCAGTTGTTAGGAAATGA
- a CDS encoding phage tail protein: protein MSTVVDFKNVSTAGLESSPVAEALAGLRANEARYFMNKYKHEFTVIPASESQETLDYVHRILREERGIEFAAKPLQTSRFQVENIKWAFVFYEDGLGVNVMYTVDDPKKRAVGFKLSEGMEVPKELEEKKFKFARQKSKLAGTIRGTFFVIKGEY from the coding sequence ATGTCCACTGTTGTTGATTTTAAAAATGTGTCTACGGCTGGGTTAGAATCTTCCCCTGTAGCGGAAGCACTTGCTGGTTTACGTGCGAATGAAGCCCGTTACTTTATGAATAAGTACAAACATGAATTTACAGTTATACCGGCAAGCGAGAGCCAGGAGACCCTTGATTATGTGCACCGGATCTTGCGAGAGGAACGTGGTATTGAGTTTGCGGCCAAACCTCTTCAAACCTCGCGTTTTCAAGTGGAGAATATCAAATGGGCCTTCGTTTTTTATGAGGATGGCCTGGGGGTCAACGTCATGTATACGGTGGATGATCCTAAGAAGCGAGCCGTTGGCTTTAAGCTTTCCGAGGGGATGGAAGTTCCAAAGGAGCTAGAGGAGAAGAAGTTTAAGTTCGCCAGACAGAAATCCAAACTGGCCGGAACGATTCGGGGCACGTTTTTCGTAATTAAAGGAGAGTATTAG